CGGGGCCGCACTTCGATCGGCGCCTGCAAATCCGCATCCACGATGCCAAAGGCAAGCTGCTGTGGGAGCAAAGCCTGGCCGCTAAAGATTTACGCTAGGCACGTCCCTAGGTCAGGATTGCTGAACCAGCCCCTGCGCCGCAACCGCAAGCAGCGCAGGGGCTTAATTTTGTTAGCGCTCCTAAAAGTGCAGGCGAGGCCAATGCTGCCAGGCACATACGGCCTGAGGCAAAGGGCTTTTCTGAGATGACAAGGAGCCGCGGCTAGCTGTTGGTGATGATGAAGCTGCCAAGCACCTAGGCCGCGCCCGTTGTAGCTGTAACCCCGAGGGTAGCGCAACGGTACAACCCAGCATGCCTATTGCCGCGCTTCCTGTTGCCTACCACCTGCCTGCGCCCGATAAAACGCTGCTGGTGCACCACGTGCTCAACGATTTTTACGGCCCGCTGCCTACTGCGCCGCGCCGCTCGCCCATGCGCGAGCTGATTAGCACGGTACTATCGCACCGCACCACCCACCGCGACGAAGAGCTGGCCTACGACCGCATGCTCGAAACCTTCGGCGACTGGGCCGGCGTGGAGCAAGCGCCCACGGCCGAGCTGGCCCACGCCATCCGGACCACGCGCTGGCCCGATACGCAGGCGCCGCGCATTCAGGAAATTCTGCGCCGCATCCGCACCGAATTCGGTACTTATTCGCTCGATGCCCTCGCCGACTGGCCCACCGAAAAGGGCTTGGCCTGGCTTACCGATATGCCCGGCATCGGCCTGAAAACGGCCTCGTTGGTGCTGCTGTTCAACTTCCAGAAGCCGGTGCTGCCCGTGGATACGCACGTGCACCGCGTAGCGCAGCGCGTGGGGCTGATCGGGCCGAAAACATCGGTGGAAAAGGCGCACCAGGTGCTGCTGGCCCAACTGCCCGCCGATGCCGTGGCGCTGCTCAACTTTCATAAGCACAACTATTGGCTGGGCCAGCACATTTGCTTTTTCGCCAAGCCCAACTGCCCCGTGTGCCCGCTGAAAGGCGTGTGCAACTATTACGTCGAGCACTACGGCCCCGCCGACGAGGCCGCCCTGGCCGAGGTGCCCCGCAGCTGGGAAGGGGAGAAGCTACACTAGGCGGGCGTTATTTGTTTTCGGTTGTTTGTTGTTCGGGATTTCGCGTTAGCGCTGGCTGATGGGCTCAGACCATTAACGCCACCTGGCGTGCCCACGACGCGCCCGACAAACGCCGCTCGGCTAAAGAAAGTAACTTGCGCTGTCGGAAAGCCGCGCGCAGCGCCGAAAAACGAACAACCAACCACGAAAAACGCATCCATGCGCCTCGTCCGTCATCCGGTTCTGTGCAACTACTACGTTACCTACCGGTGCAATGCGAAGTGCTCGTTTTGCGACATCTGGGAAAAACCCTCGCCCTACATTCAGCTGGCCGATGTGGAGCAGAACCTGCGCGACCTGAAACGGCTGGGCGTGCGGGTAATCGATTTTACCGGCGGCGAGCCGCTGCTGCACCGCCAGCTGCCCGAGTTCCTGGAGCTGGCCCACCGCCTGGGCTTCATCACCACCGTTACCACCAACGGCCTGCTTTACCCCAAGTACGCCGAGCGCCTGCGCGGCAAGGTGGATATGCTGCATTTCTCGCTCGATAGCAGCGAGAAAGAGCAACACGACCGCGGCCGCGGCGTGGCCTGCTTCGATTTTGTGCTCGAAAGCATTCGGGTGGCCAAAAGCCTGGGCGAGCGGCCCGATGTGCTCTTCACGGTTTTCCGCGAAAACCTAGGGCAGCTCGAGGCCGTGTACCGCAACATTACCCAGACCAACGGCCTGGTGCTCATCATCAACCCAGCCTTCGAGTACAACGCCGTGGAAACCGGCGAGCGGCTAACGGAGGAGGAGATGCAGTACCTATCGGCCTTCGGCAAGCGCCCCGGCGTGTACCTCAACGAGGCCTTTATTCAGCTGCGGCGCGACGGCGGCAACCACGTAGCCGCGCCCGTGTGCCGCGCCGCCAGCACCACGCTGGTGATTTCGCCCGCCAACGAGTTGGTGCTGCCCTGCTACCACCTGGGCACCAAGGTTTTCCCGATCGAAGGCAAGCTGCACGAGCTGTACTGCTCCGACGAAGTACAAACCCTGGCCGCCCTGGAGGGCCGCTTGCCCCAGTGCGAGGGCTGCACCATCAACTGCTACATGCAGCCGAGCTTTGCCGTGGAAACCAGCAAATACTTTTGGCAGGCGCTGCCTAGCACCCTGCGGTACAACTGGTACAAAGGCACCTGGAAGCGCATGCTGCGCCGCTAGGGCGTGGGCGTGGGCGTGCGGCTCAGGGCATCGAGGGCTTGCTGCAACTTGGCTGGGCGCTGCGTGCCCAGCAGCAGGCGGCTGCCGTCGTGCAACTCCAGCTGCAGGCCATCGAAGCCGGCAATGTTGAGGGCGCGGTTGCTGCCCAGCCCCCGCAGGCCCCAGCCGCCGTATTCACCTAGGGGGCTGTAGGAGCGCACGTAGGCGCGGCTGATCTGGCTCCAGGCGCGGTGCCGCCAAGTGCGGTGCAACGGGGCCATGCGGTAGTGCACCCCGGCGGCATCGAGGCGGGTTTCCAGGCGCAGCGTCAGCAGCAGAAAGGCCACCAGCAGGGCCGTGGCTCCGCCAACCCACGAAACGTACTCGGCGTTGTGCCGCAGGCCGGTAAGCTGCAGTGCCGCCGGTAGCAGCGCAATTACGGCGGGCAGCAGCAGCAGGGGCCACCAGTGCCGAAGAAAGCGTTGGTTTTCGAGGTAAACGACCGTGGAGTTCATGCCGAATAATGGAAACGCTGCGCCGTCTTTTAACTTTCGGGCCGCGCTGCAAGCTAACCATCCGCGCCCGAACCGCATTCTGCTTATGCCCGCTATTATCCGGCCCGTACAGGGCAAACACCCGCAACTCGGCCCCAACTGCTTTGTGGCCGACAACGCCACCATCGTAGGCGACGTGCACCTGGGGCCCAACTGCACCGTGTGGTTCAATGCCGTGGTGCGCGGCGACGTGAACAGCATCCGCATCGGGGAGAAAACGAACATCCAGGACGGCGCCATAATCCACTGCACCTACCAGCGCGCCGCTACCACCATCGGCTCGCGCGTGAGCATCGGCCACAACGCCATTGTGCACGGCTGTACCGTGGAGGACGACGTGCTCATCGGCATGGGCTCTATCGTGATGGACAACGCCGTGGTAGGCCGCGGCTGCATCATCGCGGCCGGCGCCATCGTGCTCGAAAACACCCAGTGCGAGCCGGGCTACCTGTACGCCGGTGTGCCCGCCAAAAAAATCAAGCCCGTTACGGAGCAGCAAACCCAGAACATGAGCCGCACCGCCGACAACTACGTGATGTACGCCAGCTGGTTCGACGATGAAGCCGGGCAGCCTACCAGCTAAACACGCGAAGCAAAAAGGCCCGGCAACTATAGTTGCCGGGCCTTTTTGCTTCGCGTGCCACCTAGGGCATTACTCCTCCATATCGGGCATTTCGCCGGCGGCTTCGCGTTCGGCGGGCTCCAGCACGCGCAGCTGCACCAGCTCCACGGCGCGGCGCGAGCGGTTGAGGATGCGGAACTCGTAGTTCTCGAACACGGCCACGTCGCCCAGTTCCGGGATGGTGCCGTAAATCACGTTCACCAGGCCGCCCACGGTTTCGTAGTCGTCGCCTTCGGGCAGGGCAAAGGGCAGAAACTCGTTGGCGTCGCTGATGGCCGTGGCGGCGTTTACGCGGTACTCCAGCTCCGAAACCTTTTCCACCACGGGTACTTCGTTGTCGTACTCGTCCTGAATTTCGCCCACCAACTCCTCCATGATGTCCTCGATGGTAACGATGCCCGACACGCCGCCGAACTCATCCGACACGATGGCCATGTGCAGGTGCTTGCGCTGAAACTGGCGCAGCAGGCGGTTGATCTTCTTGGTTTCGGGCACGAAAAAGGCCGGGCGCATGATCTTGGCCAGGTCGATGTCTTCGCCGCGCCGGATCAGGGCAAACATATCCTTCACGTACAGGATGCCCACGATGTTGTCGATGTTGTCCTCGTACACCGGAATGCGCGAGTAGCCTTCGTTGAAGGCGGCCTCCACGATTTCCTCCTGCGAGCAGCTCACATCGATGGCCGAAATCCGGGTGCGCGGCACCATGATTTGCTTTACCATCCGGTCGTTGAACTGAAACACGTTCTCGATCAGCTCGTGCTGCGACTCCTGGATTTCGCCGCTTTGCTTGCTTTGGTCGATCAGCAAGCGCAGCTCCTCGGCCGTGTGCACCTCATGCTCGCCGGCGGGCTGAATGCCGAACAAGCGCAGAATGGCGTTGCTGATCTTGTTCATGGTCCAGATCAGCGGGAACGTGGCGTAATAAAACGCCTGCAGCGGCCCGGCTACTACCAAGCTTACCGTTTCGGAGCGCTGAATGGCCAACGATTTGGGCACCAGCTCGCCGAGCACAATGTGCAGCAGCGTTATCAGGCCAAACGAAATAGGCAAGGCAATGCTGTGGGCAGCGGCGGGCGTCAGGTCGTAGCCGAGGCTGTGCATGGTAGCCACCACCATTTCGGCTACTACGTCTTCGCCCACCCAACCCAGGGCCAGCGAAGCCAGCGTAATGCCCAACTGCGTGGCCGACAGGTAGGCGTCGAGGTTCTGAACGAGGCGCAGTGTAAGTTTGGCAAACC
The sequence above is drawn from the Hymenobacter sp. YIM 151858-1 genome and encodes:
- a CDS encoding gamma carbonic anhydrase family protein, whose translation is MPAIIRPVQGKHPQLGPNCFVADNATIVGDVHLGPNCTVWFNAVVRGDVNSIRIGEKTNIQDGAIIHCTYQRAATTIGSRVSIGHNAIVHGCTVEDDVLIGMGSIVMDNAVVGRGCIIAAGAIVLENTQCEPGYLYAGVPAKKIKPVTEQQTQNMSRTADNYVMYASWFDDEAGQPTS
- a CDS encoding radical SAM protein, encoding MRLVRHPVLCNYYVTYRCNAKCSFCDIWEKPSPYIQLADVEQNLRDLKRLGVRVIDFTGGEPLLHRQLPEFLELAHRLGFITTVTTNGLLYPKYAERLRGKVDMLHFSLDSSEKEQHDRGRGVACFDFVLESIRVAKSLGERPDVLFTVFRENLGQLEAVYRNITQTNGLVLIINPAFEYNAVETGERLTEEEMQYLSAFGKRPGVYLNEAFIQLRRDGGNHVAAPVCRAASTTLVISPANELVLPCYHLGTKVFPIEGKLHELYCSDEVQTLAALEGRLPQCEGCTINCYMQPSFAVETSKYFWQALPSTLRYNWYKGTWKRMLRR
- a CDS encoding endonuclease III domain-containing protein — protein: MPIAALPVAYHLPAPDKTLLVHHVLNDFYGPLPTAPRRSPMRELISTVLSHRTTHRDEELAYDRMLETFGDWAGVEQAPTAELAHAIRTTRWPDTQAPRIQEILRRIRTEFGTYSLDALADWPTEKGLAWLTDMPGIGLKTASLVLLFNFQKPVLPVDTHVHRVAQRVGLIGPKTSVEKAHQVLLAQLPADAVALLNFHKHNYWLGQHICFFAKPNCPVCPLKGVCNYYVEHYGPADEAALAEVPRSWEGEKLH
- a CDS encoding hemolysin family protein — translated: MVLANGFFVAAEFAIVKVRLSQIELRAQDGNRFAKLTLRLVQNLDAYLSATQLGITLASLALGWVGEDVVAEMVVATMHSLGYDLTPAAAHSIALPISFGLITLLHIVLGELVPKSLAIQRSETVSLVVAGPLQAFYYATFPLIWTMNKISNAILRLFGIQPAGEHEVHTAEELRLLIDQSKQSGEIQESQHELIENVFQFNDRMVKQIMVPRTRISAIDVSCSQEEIVEAAFNEGYSRIPVYEDNIDNIVGILYVKDMFALIRRGEDIDLAKIMRPAFFVPETKKINRLLRQFQRKHLHMAIVSDEFGGVSGIVTIEDIMEELVGEIQDEYDNEVPVVEKVSELEYRVNAATAISDANEFLPFALPEGDDYETVGGLVNVIYGTIPELGDVAVFENYEFRILNRSRRAVELVQLRVLEPAEREAAGEMPDMEE